ATATATGGATCAATACCAGGAAAAGGGAATATATCCAGTCTTGTTATATTCACCAATGTGGCAAattcggggggggggggggggggggggggggggggggagggaagagaataagaaaaaaaggtgAAGATAAAACATTAAAGCAGCCGATTGAAAGATCCAGCTATTGCATCAGTTCTCAACAAGGAGGAGCTGATCCCAAAAGTAGTGAATCATAACTATACATCTCCTTTTCAGTAATATAAACAAcgcatccatatatatatatatatatatggatgcaCACAGTGTATATAATGCAAAAGATCgaattaattttgttaatgTGGATTTTTATTCATATAGGAAAAATATATCGCGTAAAGCGACctatatatcataataattGGTATAAAGTGATACTTTTTGCTGTATTGAATATGTCCACTGTGAAATTTTCATAGGATCCTACGAATAATTGGGCGTATAtccattttaaaaaatttcaatgatAGTTATGATAGCAGATTCAATCATCTTATATtcctaatttttctttctatttttttaatgtaggACAATaactcttaaaaaaaaatcacttccTCGTATATTTTAGTTTATAGGGCATTTTAaccaccttcttttttttttttgttaacatGCTCCCGGAGCATAATGCAATTCCATGTAGATTATCTAAGGGAGCTCTCACTAATCACTTATATATAAGGGAGCTCTCTCCTGCTGTTTTTCCCATCCACATCACCAGCTCTCAGGTTCTCCCTTGATATTCCTTCTAGGGCCTGAGAACTTCCCTGTCCTAACCTCCATGGTGATGTCTTCGACCGACCTTCATGGCAGAACTCTCCTCGACTTTATTCCATACGGAGCTGAATCCTCACATAACCTCAGCCTCGATCTCTTTCTCATCACACTAATCTTCGCTGCGGCCTTTGCCCTCTTTCTACATCCAGGCGGTCTTGCCTGGTCCCTCTCTAGGCCTAGAGGCCGGGCCCATCACCATCATCAGCCTGCCATTCCCGGCCCCTCAGGTTTGCCACTCATCGGCCTGGTCCCGGCCTTCACTGGCCCCCTAACCCACCGGGTACTTGACAGGCTCTCCCGGGCCCTCCGGGCCAGGAAGCTGATGGCATTCTCAGTGGGGTTCAACCGGTTTATCATCTCTAGTGACCCCGAGACTGCCAGGGAGATGCTCAACAGCTCAGCCTTTGCCAACCGGCCCGTGAAGGAGTCAGCATACGAGCTCCTCTTCCACAGGGCCATGGGGTTCGCCCCGTTCGGCGAGTACTGGAGGAACCTGAGGAGGATCTCGGCCACCCACCTCTTCTCCCCAAAGATGATAGCCTCATTCGGGGGGTTCCGGCGCGAGATAGGGCTCAAAATGGTGGAATACATTAGGGCACAAAATGGGAAGACCGGTGAGGTTGAGGTAAGGAAGATTTTGCACTTCAGCTCGCTAAACAACGTGACGATGAGCGTTTTTGGTAAGTCCTACGACTTCACCGATGGAAATCAAGAGGGGAAGGAGCTTGAGGGTTTGGTGAGTGAAGGCTATGAGTTGCTTGGGATGTTCAACTGGAGTGACCATTTCCCTCTCTTGGCTTGGTTTGATATTCAAGGAGTGAGGAAGAGGTGCAGAAAGCTGGTGGACAAGGTGGATGCGTTTGTCCACAACATCATTGAAGAGCATAGGACTCGAAGGAATAATAGTAAGAATGTTAAAAATGGTGATAAATTAGAGGGTGATTTTGTGGATGTTTTGCTCGATTTGGAAGGGGAGAACAAGCTTAGTGACTCTGACATGGTTGCAGTGTTATGGGTAAGTTTATGTGCGTTCTCCTCTTAATTCAACTTTTCATACACGAAAATTCACTCATCAATACACGCAACATGAGCATATATACAGTAAGCGTCACTTATATATGTGCAAATCTTTCCTAATTATATGAAATCTGCGATATATGTCATGCTTTTCTTCATTATATACTTTCTGTTTTATTTGTCTGATCAACCTTTTATAAATGTGTATGACAtgtttttttgatgaatatgCGTATGACACGTCTTTGAGAAGTCATGTTGCTGTATATGATGCATGGTCCATCAAGTAGGTAGAAAtagaatttaatttctttttttggatgtCCAGAGATTATCTAGAATCTGAATATATAATGTCCCCCAAACTCTTGCGAACAAAATTTTGTccattatttatatatcttttgTTGACCAGATACTAGGAATTTGTTCCCGCAAGCCTCTTCgttcttccctttttcttttttggattaaatttcatttttgcgTTAAGAATCATTAGACTTCATGCAAATTAgtataacaaaaaatatagtgttattattaatttattttgagaCCACCAAATGATTCAATTAGAGACAAATGcttagaatatatatacatctatatGGTATAATTACCACATTAATTCGTCCAAGTAATGCATTTACAGAATTTGTGAATCCATCATACGATACTTGTTACGGCTTGAAATAACCTGTCTAGCAATATAATCTCAGGAAATGATCTTTCGAGGAACTGATACCGTGGCCATCCTCTTGGAATGGATCATCGCTAGGATGATTCTACACCCTGATATTCAGGCAAGGGTACAGGCTGAAATCGACTCGATCGTTGGACACGTGGGACGGTCCATGTCAGACTCTGACCTCCCGAACCTGCCCTATCTTCGGGCTATCGTGAAGGAGACTCTGAGAATCCACCCACCAGGCCCCCTCCTGTCATGGGCGAGGCTCGCAGTTCACGATACCCATGTGGGCAGCCACTTTATCCCCGCTGGGACCACGGCCATGGTTAACATGTGGGCCATAACTCACGATGAGGGGATTTGGTCTGACCCTGGGCAGTTCAGGCCTGAGAGGTTCATCAAGGAGGATCTGCCCATAATGGGCTCTGATCTGCGATTGGCTCCATTCGGGTCCGGACGGAGGGTGTGCCCAGGGAAGGCCATGGGCATGGCCACTGTAGAGCTTTGGCTGGCTCAGCTTCTTCAGAGCTTCA
Above is a window of Punica granatum isolate Tunisia-2019 chromosome 7, ASM765513v2, whole genome shotgun sequence DNA encoding:
- the LOC116213348 gene encoding cytochrome P450 78A5-like, with translation MVMSSTDLHGRTLLDFIPYGAESSHNLSLDLFLITLIFAAAFALFLHPGGLAWSLSRPRGRAHHHHQPAIPGPSGLPLIGLVPAFTGPLTHRVLDRLSRALRARKLMAFSVGFNRFIISSDPETAREMLNSSAFANRPVKESAYELLFHRAMGFAPFGEYWRNLRRISATHLFSPKMIASFGGFRREIGLKMVEYIRAQNGKTGEVEVRKILHFSSLNNVTMSVFGKSYDFTDGNQEGKELEGLVSEGYELLGMFNWSDHFPLLAWFDIQGVRKRCRKLVDKVDAFVHNIIEEHRTRRNNSKNVKNGDKLEGDFVDVLLDLEGENKLSDSDMVAVLWEMIFRGTDTVAILLEWIIARMILHPDIQARVQAEIDSIVGHVGRSMSDSDLPNLPYLRAIVKETLRIHPPGPLLSWARLAVHDTHVGSHFIPAGTTAMVNMWAITHDEGIWSDPGQFRPERFIKEDLPIMGSDLRLAPFGSGRRVCPGKAMGMATVELWLAQLLQSFNWVGTEAGINLSEQLKLSMEMKQSLVCQAMPRVASK